A region from the Lolium perenne isolate Kyuss_39 chromosome 4, Kyuss_2.0, whole genome shotgun sequence genome encodes:
- the LOC127296314 gene encoding homeobox-leucine zipper protein HOX19: MAQEEVHDAGLALGLSLGGGGGDSAAAAHRSSRQARWEAPSMEPSLTLSMPDDTTTVTATATASGGGGHSVSSLSVGVKRERLEDAADLGEMVSSTAAAGAEDDDDGSTRKKLRLTKEQSALLEDRFKEHSTLNPKQKVALAKQLNLRPRQVEVWFQNRRARTKLKQTEVDCEFLKRCCETLTEENRRLQRELQELRALKYAPPPPPTNASNSGPPSSGAPPFYMQLPAATLSICPSCERATTAGGKVDPDRPKATHHFFNPFTHSAAC, translated from the exons ATGGCGCAGGAGGAGGTCCACGACGCAGGCCTGGCGCTGGGCCTGTccctcggcggcggcggaggcgactcggcggcggccgCACACCGCAGCAGCCGGCAGGCCCGGTGGGAGGCGCCCTCGATGGAGCCGTCGCTGACGCTCAGCATGCCGGACGACACGACCACCGTCACCGCGACCGCCAccgcctccggcggcggcggccacagCGTGTCGTCGCTGTCAGTGGGGGTGAAGCGGGAGCGCCTGGAGGACGCGGCGGACCTGGGCGAGATGGTGTCCTCCacggcggcggccggcgccgaggacgacgacgacggcagcaCGAGGAAGAAGCTGCGGCTCACCAAGGAGCAGTCCGCGCTCCTGGAGGACCGCTTCAAGGAGCACAGCACCCTCAACCCG AAGCAGAAAGTCGCTTTAGCCAAGCAGCTCAACCTCAGGCCGAGGCAGGTGGAGGTTTGGTTCCAAAACAGAAGAGCCAG GACGAAGCTGAAGCAGACGGAGGTGGACTGCGAGTTCCTCAAGCGCTGCTGCGAGACGCTCACGGAGGAGAACCGCCGCCTGCAACGCGAGCTGCAGGAGCTCCGCGCCCTCAAgtacgccccgccgccgccgccgaccaacGCCAGCAACTCCGGGCCACCGTCCTCCGGGGCGCCGCCGTTCTACATGCAGCTGCCGGCCGCCACGCTGAGCATCTGCCCGTCCTGCGAGCGCGCCACCACCGCCGGCGGCAAGGTCGACCCGGACAGGCCCAAGGCCACCCACCACTTCTTCAACCCCTTCACCCACTCCGCCGCCTGCTGA
- the LOC139830221 gene encoding uncharacterized protein — MVVEKHREKERGGGSVPGHLLRARGSGAREGGRGSHAMRWPAGTRSRRRQAAKPRARAGGGFYLMSCIKDVPTLRGDNYTEWRKKVDFAFVCAEVDWVVDTPQPIKPADPVRADGDTDDAWAQKKRDHAPVEMSYALENRKWQTANKKCMAFIKNTIENATVGSITECASAGEYLEKIKSQFTGSSKTYAPQLLKQLVTEKYTGGAHGIREHILRMSNMAAMLKPMDADLELKPALLVHLVMASLPQHFDNFVINYNMSPEKWDIKKTIAMCVQEEDRLKAQNGGTINYVKDNKKRPFTPSNNGSPPKQYGKAPMQHQQKFQPRPLPVNKDQCLHCQKTGHYKKDCPAFLKELMAKKGIPFDEDYEKRRRMR; from the exons ATGGTGGTGGAGAAGCACAGAGAGAAGGAAAGGGGAGGGGGCTCTGTCCCCGGCCATCTTCTGCGGGCTCGAGGGAGCGGCGCCAGAGAGGGTGGTCGAGGGAGCCACGCCATGCGGTGGCCGGCGGGAACGCGCAGCCGTCGCCGGCAAGCCGCCAAGCCGCGCGCGCGGGCGGGAG GAGGGTTCTACTTGATGAgctgcatcaaggatgttcccACCCTTAGAGGGGATAACTACACAGAATGGAGGAAGAAGGTGGATTTCGCCTTCGTGTGTGCTGAGGTGGACTGGGTGGTTGACACACCGCAGCCCATCAAGCCTGCTGACCCCGTCAGAGCTGACGGGGATACTGATGATGCATGGGCTCAAAAGAAAAGGGACCATGCTCCTGTGGAGATGTCCTACGCCTTAGAGAACAGAAAGTGGCAGACTGCCAACAAAAAGTGCATGGCTTTCATAAAGAACACAATTGAGAACGCCACAGTGGGCTCAATTACAGAGTGTGCTTCCGCTGGGGAGTACCTAGAAAAGATAAAGAGCCAGTTCACTGGTTCTTCAAAGACATATGCACCCCAGCTGTTGAAGCAGCTGGTGACAGAAAAGTATACTGGAGGTGCACATGGCATCAGGGAGCACATCCTCAGGATGAGCAACATGGCTGCAATGCTGAAGCCCATGGATGCTGACCTGGAGCTGAAGCCTGCACTTCTGGTTCACTTGGTGATGGCTTCATTGCCACAACACTTTGACAATTTTGTCATCAATTACAACATGAGTCCTGAGAAATGGGACATTAAAAAGACCATTGCCATGTGTGTGCAAGAGGAGGATAGACTCAAGGCACAGAATGGAGGTACCATCAATTATGTGAAGGACAACAAGAAAAGGCCCTTCACACCAAGCAACAATGGTTCTCCTCCAAAGCAATATGGTAAAGCCCCAATGCAGCATCAGCAGAAGTTCCAGCCCAGGCCATTGCCAGTGAACAAAGATCAGTGTCTTCACTGTCAGAAGACTGGGCACTACAAGAAAGACTGCCCTGCTTTTCTGAAAGAATTAATGGCAAAGAAAG GGATTCCATTCGACGAGGACTACGAAAAGAGGCGAAGGATGCGTTGA